In the Bartonella apihabitans genome, TTCACATGCATGAATCGACTATAAGTCGGGTAACCGCCAATAAATATGTGGCAACTCCGCGAGGCATCTTCGAAATGCGCAGCTTTTTTTCAGCGGCTCTACAATCCGCAGATGGCGGGGAACAATATGCAGCCGAAGCGGTACGTCAACGTATTCGCAAATTGATCGACAGCGAAACTGCCGATCATGTGCTTTCCGATGATACACTTGTCCAATTGCTCAAAAAAGAGAACATTGATATAGCCCGTCGCACCGTAGCCAAATATAGAGAAATGATGAATATTTCCTCGTCAGTATTGCGTCGTAGAGAAAAGAAACGTCAAATTCATACAACTATAGATTGATTTTTGTCGATTGACTTATTGTTGATAAATGACTAGAAGCCGGCTTTAAAAAGTCAGTAATCCGGTCTTTTCAGGAAAACATACGCTTTGAGTTGCTTCCGCTTGAAGATATCGTTAAACTGCAGAGATCACGAATTATGAACGAGGTTTATAATGAGCTTGCGCATTTCGGGAAAGCATATGGATATTGGTGAAGCTTTCCGTACGCGGATTGAAGACCGTATCAATGATGCGATTTCAAAATATTTTGCCGGTGGTGTCACAGGACATGTTACTGTTGTCAAATCCGGTTCGCGTTTTTCAGCTGAATGCGTATTGCATTTGAGTTCCGGCGCAGTGTTGCAGACAACGGGTCAAGCGCAAGATCCTCAAGGCGCTTTCGATGCGGCCGCAGAACGTCTGGAAACGCGCCTTCGTCGTTATAAACGTCGTTTGAAATCACGCAGCAACAAGCAGAATGACAATACCGCTTTTGCCGAATATGCCTATCACATTATGGAACCGGTACCCGATGAAGAGGAGGGCTTGCCGGAAGATTATGCCCCGACAATCGTTGCAGAAACATCGATGACATTAAGAGACATGTCTGTCGCCAATGCGGTTGTCGAACTTGATCTGATGGATAATCCGGTATTGGTGTTCCGCAATGCGGTTGATGGAAAAATCAATATTGTCTACCGGCGGGCTGATGGAAATATCGGCTGGATCGACCCCTCATCCATTACTAATAAAGCCTGAATAAGGAAATTCCTTTTCCCCGTTTTTCAAATTATGAGGAAAAGGGATTATCCACACCCTCGATGTTCTCGGCTCGATTTCGCGAGCTTGAGAAAGAATTCGGGATGGAAAAAA is a window encoding:
- the hpf gene encoding ribosome hibernation-promoting factor, HPF/YfiA family — encoded protein: MSLRISGKHMDIGEAFRTRIEDRINDAISKYFAGGVTGHVTVVKSGSRFSAECVLHLSSGAVLQTTGQAQDPQGAFDAAAERLETRLRRYKRRLKSRSNKQNDNTAFAEYAYHIMEPVPDEEEGLPEDYAPTIVAETSMTLRDMSVANAVVELDLMDNPVLVFRNAVDGKINIVYRRADGNIGWIDPSSITNKA